A window of Epinephelus moara isolate mb chromosome 15, YSFRI_EMoa_1.0, whole genome shotgun sequence genomic DNA:
AGATATGACCCTTGTGCCTGTGTAGTGATTCATGTTGACTGTTGCAGTGCCACAAAACTGGATTACTTGAAGGAATCAGTCTGTcccaattaaaaatgaaaaatgtttgtctttgtcagaTTGCCTGTGTTGTCTGGCACAGCCAGCTCTTACTTTATTCTTTACTTTTTCTATATACCTTTATGTCTGATGCTTACTTTTGCTGCAGACCTGTCCCCTTCTGCTGAGAGTATTCACCACCAACAGTGGCCGTCACCATCGAGCAGATGAATTTGCCCGTGGCAACGTCCCCTCCAGCGAACTGCAGATATACACATGGTGAAActgcaaatatttattttttttgcatgtgtcaGTTAAGCATTTAGTTGAGTTTATATGACAGTAAAAGCTCCTTGTTAAAGTACTGTGTGATTCTAATGTACAGTTTGGCATTGGAACAGgtctctgactctgtgtgtttttcaggatgGATGCTACTCTGAAGGAACTCACCAGCCTGGTGAAGGAAGTGCATCCAGAGGCCAGAAAAAAGGGGACCAACTTTAGCTTTGCCATCGTCTACCCTGATCCTAGAGGGAAAGTGTACAGGTTGGTATCACACTTCATCTGCACTAGTTGGACTCATGGATCAGGCCACTTGCGAACCAGTCTGGTGAATTTGTCTGCTTGTATATTGACATATGTGGTGTCCCTCCTTACAGGTTGAAAGATATTGGCAGCACTGTGTCCGGCAGAAAGGGTC
This region includes:
- the sap18 gene encoding histone deacetylase complex subunit SAP18, which produces MALESRITQEEIKKEPEKPIDREKTCPLLLRVFTTNSGRHHRADEFARGNVPSSELQIYTWMDATLKELTSLVKEVHPEARKKGTNFSFAIVYPDPRGKVYRLKDIGSTVSGRKGPDDSMTLQSQRFQIGDYLDIAITPPNRALPLNTRMRPF